From Quercus lobata isolate SW786 chromosome 1, ValleyOak3.0 Primary Assembly, whole genome shotgun sequence, one genomic window encodes:
- the LOC115991124 gene encoding uncharacterized protein LOC115991124 encodes MGDSSASYIHMVHHLIETCMTFHMTKEECMETLSKHANIAPVITSTVWNELEKENKEFFEDYAKSQSKADCMSAEETTKLIEKVKSDASKDADD; translated from the exons ATGGGGGACTCTTCTGCCTCATACATACACATG GTGCATCACCTGATTGAGACGTGTATGACTTTCCACATGACTAAAGAAGAGTGCATGGAAACCCTTTCAAAACATGCAAACATCGCCCCTGTCATCACCTCCACTG TGTGGAATGAACTGGAGAAAGAAAACAAGGAATTCTTTGAGGACTATGCTAAATCTCAGAGCAAAGCAGACTGTATGTCGGCAGAAGAGACAACCAAGTTGATCGAGAAGGTAAAATCGGATGCGTCAAAAGATGCTGATGACTAA